The following proteins are encoded in a genomic region of Dasypus novemcinctus isolate mDasNov1 chromosome 3, mDasNov1.1.hap2, whole genome shotgun sequence:
- the VIPAS39 gene encoding spermatogenesis-defective protein 39 homolog — protein sequence MNRTKGDEEEYWNSSKFNAFTFDDEDDELSQLKESKRAVNRLRDFVDDDDDDDDDLERFSWSREPVESISWSIKETAGSSGLTREGREQLKSRNSFSSYTQLPKLTSTYSLSSFFRGRPRPGSFQTLSDDSSAKSYAPELGRPKWEYRDYSNDWSISDTVRRLRKDKICSLERFRSLQDKLQLLEEAVSMHDGNVITVVLIFLKRTLSKDILFRELEMRQVALRHFIHFLKEIGDQKLLLDLFRFLDRKEEFALSHYQEHLNMQDPEERKEFLKTCIGLPFSAEDSVHIQDHYTLLERQIIIEANDRHLESAGQTEIFRKHPRKASILNMPLVTTLFYSCFYHYTEAEGTFSSPINLKKTFKIPDKQYMLTALAARAKLRAWHDVDALFITKNWLGHTKKKAPIGFHRVVEILHKNSAPVQILQEYINLVEDVDTKLNLATKFKCHDVVIDTCRDLKDRQQLLAYRSKIDKGSAEAEKIDAILNSSHIRWKN from the exons TTAAAGGAATCCAAGCGAGCAGTGAATAGGCTTCGAGACTTcgtggatgatgatgatgatgatgatgatgacctGGAGAGATTCAGCTGGAGTAGGGAACCTGTGGAGA GTATCTCATGGTCCATCAAAGAGACTGCTGGTAGTAGTGGGTTAACCCGTGAAGGACGTGAACAGCTGAAGAGCCGAAATAGTTTCTCCTCTTATACACAACTACCCAAACTTACTTCTACCTACTCTCTGAGCAGCTTTTTTAGAG GGAGACCTAGACCTGGAAGTTTCCAGACCCTTTCTGATG ACTCATCTGCCAAAAGCTATGCTCCAGAGCTGGGGAGACCCAAGTGGGAATACAGA GATTACAGCAATGACTGGAGCATCAGTGACACAGTGCGCCGCCTCCGGAAGGACAAG ATCTGCTCACTAGAAAGATTCCGCTCATTACAGGACAAGCTACAACTCCTAGAAGAAGCAGTTAGCATGCATGATGGAAATGTCATTACTGTa GTGTTGATCTTCCTGAAGAGGACACTGAGCAAAG ACATCCTCTTCCGGGAGCTGGAGATGCGACAGGTTGCTCTGAGACATTTCATTCACTTCCTTAAGGAAATAGGGGATCAAAAGCTGCTTTTAGACCTCTTCAG GTTCCTAGATAGAAAAGAAGAGTTTGCG CTATCCCATTATCAAGAGCATTTGAATATGCAAGACCCTGAGGAACGAAAAGAATTTCTTAAGACATGCATTGG TTTGCCATTTTCAGCAGAAGATTCTGTACACATACAAGACCATTATACACTCCTGGAACGTCAGATCATCATTGAG GCCAATGATCGACATCTAGAATCAGCAGGACAGACTGAGATCTTCCGGAAGCATCCACGCAAAGCTTCCATCCTCAACATGCCACTAGTGACAACGCTTTTCTACTCCTGCTTCTACCACTACACAGAGGCTGAG GGGACATTCAGCAGTCCTATCAATCTGAAGAAGACATTTAAG ATCCCAGATAAACAGTACATGCTGACAGCCCTGGCTGCTCGCGCCAAACTTCGAGCCTGGCATGATGTAGATGCCCTTTTTATAACAAAG AATTGGCTGGGCCACACCAAGAAGAAAGCACCCATTGGCTTCCATCGGGTTGTAGAAATTTTGCATAAAAACAGTGCCCCTGTCCAG ATATTACAGGAGTACATTAATCTGGTGGAAGATGTGGACACAAAATTGAACTTGGCCACAAAATTTAAGTGCCATGATGTCGTCATTGAT ACTTGCCGGGACCTGAAGGATCGACAGCAGCTGCTAGCATACAGGAGTAAAATAGATAAAGGATCTGCTGAGGCGGAGAAGATTGATGCCATTCTCAACAGCTCG CATATTCGATGGAAGAATTAA